A part of Amycolatopsis lurida genomic DNA contains:
- a CDS encoding DUF6923 family protein — protein sequence MSTVDRVTRSAATVAVAGLVGASALLAPMAAHAAESCLVVQAETGSHGKSKLRWLDAGSGATARVTEPGYRLNALGYSATRNLVFGVAEGLSRGAHAVTIDRDGKTQDLGPITRAGNRLPLWSPVAGVTAGAIGGNSWYLLRNGTLYTVDLSPGERYLRVIGTVFLRPITLAHDVNDFAYHNGLLYGVSTTWRGKGAVITIDPASGKVREAEDARFPPADVYGSVVLGRDGALYATANRIGGRSVLYRLDRSGQVTVVRSGPPLAGSDAAGCLTAPEPPKPEPPKPTPAPTPTPTRTPAPSLPPSPSPSSTPSPSPSSSPSPSPAPSPTPSSSPAPTPAPKVVPPPAPAPKPSRSAAPRERKEEAAETDSLARTKEKRRWGLTALVLILGGGAAAAAVRRGR from the coding sequence GTGAGCACTGTGGACCGGGTGACGCGGTCGGCGGCGACGGTGGCCGTCGCCGGTCTGGTGGGGGCGTCGGCCTTGCTGGCCCCGATGGCCGCCCATGCCGCCGAGTCCTGCCTGGTGGTGCAGGCGGAGACCGGGTCGCACGGGAAGTCGAAGCTGCGCTGGCTCGACGCCGGATCGGGGGCCACTGCGCGCGTGACCGAACCGGGCTACCGGCTCAACGCGCTCGGGTACTCCGCGACGCGGAACCTGGTCTTCGGTGTCGCGGAAGGACTCAGCCGGGGCGCGCACGCGGTGACGATCGACCGTGACGGGAAGACCCAGGACCTCGGTCCGATCACCCGCGCCGGGAACCGGTTGCCGTTGTGGAGCCCCGTCGCCGGGGTGACCGCCGGCGCGATAGGCGGGAATTCCTGGTATCTGCTCAGGAACGGCACTTTGTACACAGTGGACTTGTCGCCGGGAGAGCGGTACCTGCGGGTGATCGGGACGGTGTTCCTCCGGCCGATCACGCTCGCCCACGACGTCAACGATTTCGCGTACCACAACGGATTGCTCTACGGCGTGTCCACCACCTGGCGGGGGAAGGGCGCCGTGATCACCATCGATCCCGCGTCCGGCAAGGTCCGCGAAGCCGAAGACGCGCGTTTCCCGCCCGCCGACGTCTACGGTTCGGTCGTGCTCGGCCGCGACGGCGCGCTGTACGCCACGGCGAACCGGATCGGCGGGCGCAGTGTGCTCTACCGCCTCGACCGAAGCGGGCAGGTGACCGTGGTGCGTTCGGGCCCGCCGCTGGCGGGTTCGGACGCCGCGGGCTGTCTCACCGCGCCCGAACCGCCGAAACCCGAGCCGCCCAAGCCGACTCCGGCACCCACGCCGACACCCACTCGGACTCCGGCGCCTTCCCTGCCTCCGTCTCCCAGCCCGTCTTCCACACCCTCGCCCAGTCCGTCTTCGTCACCGAGTCCTTCGCCGGCTCCCTCGCCGACGCCGTCGTCGAGCCCGGCGCCCACTCCGGCACCCAAGGTGGTGCCGCCGCCCGCTCCCGCGCCGAAGCCGTCTCGTTCCGCCGCGCCCCGGGAACGGAAGGAGGAGGCGGCGGAGACCGATTCCCTTGCCCGTACGAAGGAGAAACGACGGTGGGGATTGACCGCGCTGGTGCTGATCCTCGGTGGTGGCGCGGCGGCGGCCGCCGTCCGGCGGGGCCGGTGA
- a CDS encoding DUF4239 domain-containing protein has product MGIYLTGIAWVVGAAAIACFVGYLVRRFGWDEGRPDNNDAAGQVFTIVGGLHAVLVAFILISLFDSASAAREGSYHEADSLVAAVWAADSLGTEVKDEVRKLSAEYITTVEQKEWPLMAGGQTSIPDRGWAQLDNLRKAVDKAPSDDDWIRERKAEAATQLWQVYEARQDRLNAVEGSRVGSVVWFALILGSLISALLPNLFGGTRLAAHLVLVSTLAGTVTLLLFAIYQLQNPFGGGVRIPPDAFTSALARIS; this is encoded by the coding sequence ATGGGTATTTACCTGACCGGCATCGCCTGGGTCGTCGGCGCGGCGGCCATCGCGTGCTTCGTCGGCTACCTCGTCCGCCGGTTCGGCTGGGACGAGGGACGGCCGGACAACAACGACGCCGCCGGTCAGGTGTTCACCATCGTCGGCGGGCTGCACGCCGTACTGGTCGCGTTCATCCTGATCTCGCTCTTCGACTCCGCGAGCGCGGCGCGCGAGGGCTCGTACCACGAGGCGGACAGCCTGGTCGCCGCGGTCTGGGCCGCCGATTCGCTGGGGACCGAGGTCAAGGACGAGGTGCGGAAGCTGAGCGCGGAGTACATCACCACGGTCGAGCAGAAGGAGTGGCCGCTGATGGCCGGGGGGCAGACGAGTATTCCCGATCGCGGCTGGGCACAGCTCGACAACTTGCGCAAGGCGGTGGACAAGGCCCCGTCGGACGACGACTGGATCCGTGAGCGCAAAGCCGAGGCCGCCACCCAGCTCTGGCAGGTCTACGAGGCCAGGCAGGACCGGCTCAACGCGGTCGAGGGCAGCCGGGTCGGCAGCGTCGTCTGGTTCGCGCTCATTCTCGGCAGCCTCATCTCGGCGCTGCTGCCCAATCTGTTCGGCGGTACCCGGCTGGCCGCGCACCTGGTGCTCGTGTCCACACTGGCGGGAACGGTCACGTTGCTGCTGTTCGCGATCTATCAGCTGCAGAACCCGTTCGGCGGCGGGGTGCGGATCCCGCCGGACGCGTTCACCTCCGCGCTGGCGAGGATCTCTTGA
- a CDS encoding family 2 encapsulin nanocompartment cargo protein polyprenyl transferase: protein MTTTETHTGARPAGEVLDWSRKLLDPALRETVDGLPESMRLIAGYHFGWWDEHGRPSTSDSGKTLRPALALLSAQAVGGDAEIAVPVGVAVELVHNFSLLHDDVMDSDTTRRHRPTAWTVFGTGAAILAGDALLCRAFEVLSPFGQTALRVLSSAVIDLLEGQSADLKFEERGDVDTAECVRMAEGKTGALLGASCTLGALAGEGRQDQVDRLTEYGRALGLAFQHIDDLLGIWGDPAVTGKPVHSDLSNRKKSLPVVAALHSGTEAGRELDALYRKENLEAAELPHAAELVERAGGRAWSQEQADALLTGALHHLAVSNPVPRPGAELAALAKLVVRRRY from the coding sequence TTGACGACAACCGAGACCCACACCGGAGCCCGGCCCGCCGGTGAAGTGCTGGACTGGAGCCGGAAGCTGCTCGACCCGGCCCTGCGCGAGACCGTCGACGGCCTGCCCGAATCGATGCGGCTGATCGCCGGCTACCACTTCGGCTGGTGGGACGAACACGGGCGTCCGTCCACTTCGGACAGCGGGAAGACCTTGCGGCCCGCGCTGGCGCTGCTTTCGGCGCAGGCGGTCGGCGGGGACGCCGAAATCGCCGTGCCGGTGGGGGTCGCGGTGGAGCTGGTGCACAACTTCTCCCTGTTGCACGACGACGTGATGGACTCCGACACCACCCGGCGGCACCGCCCGACGGCGTGGACCGTTTTCGGCACCGGCGCGGCGATCCTCGCCGGGGACGCCCTGCTGTGCCGGGCCTTCGAGGTGCTGTCCCCGTTCGGGCAGACCGCGCTGCGGGTGCTCAGCAGTGCCGTGATCGATCTCTTGGAGGGCCAGAGCGCCGATCTGAAGTTCGAGGAACGCGGTGACGTCGACACCGCCGAATGCGTACGCATGGCCGAAGGGAAGACCGGCGCGTTGCTCGGGGCGTCGTGCACGCTCGGGGCGCTGGCCGGGGAAGGGAGGCAGGATCAGGTCGACCGGCTGACCGAGTACGGGAGGGCGCTCGGGCTGGCGTTCCAGCACATCGACGATCTGCTCGGGATCTGGGGCGATCCGGCGGTGACCGGGAAACCGGTCCACTCGGATCTGTCCAACCGGAAGAAGTCCCTGCCGGTGGTGGCCGCGCTCCATTCGGGGACGGAAGCCGGGCGAGAACTGGATGCCTTGTACCGCAAGGAAAACCTCGAAGCCGCGGAATTGCCCCACGCGGCCGAGCTGGTGGAACGGGCGGGCGGCCGGGCTTGGAGTCAGGAGCAGGCCGACGCGCTCCTGACCGGCGCGCTGCACCATCTCGCCGTCTCGAACCCGGTGCCTCGCCCAGGCGCCGAGCTCGCGGCCCTCGCGAAACTGGTGGTGCGGCGACGGTATTGA
- a CDS encoding CapA family protein, with translation MFSSRARQTTALLGAALLLAGCSSAPEQQPQPATSEAPAASRAPDGSFTVVATGDVLIHPALTEQAKEDGGGKIDYRPLLAGIKPLISGADLGICHLETPLAPKGGPYSGYPSFSAPPEIADALKDTGYDNCSTASNHTIDQGVDGATRTLDELDEAGIKHTGSARSAEEAKKPLIVDVKGVKVAQISFSYGFNGIKVPAGKPWLVNQIDAEDVIAEAKAARKAGAQVVLASLHWGTEYQHDPTAEQRSLAKKLLGDDSIDLIIGHHAHVVQPFEQINGKWVAYGLGNSVARHSEPKGSTEQGAAARFRFVRDGDRWKVDKAEYVPTLVQLGPPIRLLDLTAGQAGNAGAEALKATDEVVLSRGAGDRGLTRPGR, from the coding sequence ATGTTCAGCTCCCGTGCCCGCCAGACCACCGCCCTCCTCGGCGCCGCTCTCCTGCTCGCAGGGTGCAGCAGCGCTCCGGAACAGCAGCCGCAGCCCGCCACGTCCGAGGCGCCGGCGGCAAGCCGGGCGCCGGACGGGTCGTTCACCGTGGTCGCGACCGGTGACGTGCTGATCCACCCCGCGCTGACCGAGCAGGCGAAGGAGGACGGCGGCGGCAAGATCGACTACCGCCCCCTGCTGGCCGGGATCAAACCGCTGATCTCCGGGGCCGACCTCGGCATCTGCCATCTCGAGACCCCGCTCGCGCCGAAGGGCGGGCCGTACAGCGGCTACCCGTCGTTCAGCGCGCCACCCGAGATCGCCGACGCGCTGAAGGACACCGGGTACGACAACTGTTCGACGGCGTCCAACCACACGATCGACCAGGGCGTGGACGGCGCGACCAGGACACTCGACGAACTCGACGAGGCCGGGATCAAGCACACCGGCTCGGCGCGTTCGGCCGAAGAGGCGAAGAAGCCGCTGATCGTCGACGTCAAGGGCGTCAAAGTCGCGCAGATCTCCTTCTCCTACGGGTTCAACGGGATCAAGGTGCCCGCGGGCAAACCCTGGCTGGTCAACCAGATCGACGCCGAAGACGTGATCGCCGAGGCCAAGGCCGCGCGGAAGGCGGGCGCGCAGGTCGTCCTCGCGAGCCTGCATTGGGGCACCGAATACCAGCACGACCCGACCGCCGAACAGCGCTCATTGGCGAAGAAACTCCTCGGCGACGACTCGATCGACCTGATCATCGGCCATCACGCGCACGTCGTGCAGCCCTTCGAGCAGATCAACGGCAAATGGGTCGCCTATGGCCTCGGCAACAGCGTCGCCCGGCATTCGGAGCCGAAGGGTTCGACCGAACAAGGCGCGGCCGCGCGGTTCCGGTTCGTGCGGGACGGCGACCGCTGGAAGGTCGACAAGGCCGAATACGTCCCGACACTGGTCCAGCTCGGCCCGCCGATCCGCCTGCTCGATCTGACCGCGGGGCAGGCCGGGAACGCCGGCGCGGAAGCGCTCAAGGCCACCGACGAGGTCGTCCTCAGCCGCGGCGCGGGCGACCGGGGACTGACCCGCCCCGGCCGCTGA
- a CDS encoding DNA polymerase IV produces the protein MGGHDRWVIHLDMDAFYASCEQLTRPTLSKRPVLVGGAGPRGVVAGASYQAREHGIKSAMPMSQARRLLPPTGVILPPRFKLYELLSTQVFDLVAKYAPVLERISLDEAFAEPPSLAGASSDEVREFGTRLREHIRSEIGLVASIGAASGKQVAKVASDLAKPDGLLVVDQGTERDFLAPLPTRVLWGIGPVAEGKLRAIGVRTLGQLTALSDADAVSTLGSVVGRDLRRLATGVDDRPVSDRAELKQVSAETTFDRDLIDLMSLRREVRDLAVHAHRRLVNAERVARTVVVKLRHTDFSTVTRSETMASPTDEFDQLAAMAERLLIDPAEFGGVRLAGVAFSGLSVPHQDPLFTLSVPAAETPVVERAPAPAAVVTSSWRPGDDVVHESYGTGWVQGAGHGRVTVRFETRTSGPGVARTFTQEDPALRRGEPGDCLA, from the coding sequence ATGGGCGGGCATGACCGGTGGGTCATCCACCTCGACATGGACGCGTTCTACGCCTCCTGTGAACAGCTGACCCGGCCGACCCTGAGCAAGCGTCCGGTACTGGTCGGCGGCGCGGGCCCGCGCGGCGTCGTCGCCGGAGCGAGTTACCAGGCGCGCGAACACGGGATCAAATCGGCGATGCCGATGTCGCAGGCCCGGCGGTTGCTGCCGCCCACCGGGGTCATCCTGCCGCCGCGGTTCAAACTGTACGAACTGCTGAGCACCCAGGTGTTCGACCTCGTCGCGAAGTACGCGCCCGTGCTGGAACGGATCTCCCTCGACGAGGCCTTCGCGGAACCGCCTTCGCTGGCCGGTGCTTCTTCCGACGAGGTGCGGGAGTTCGGTACGCGCCTGCGGGAGCACATCCGGTCCGAAATCGGCCTGGTGGCGTCGATCGGGGCGGCGTCGGGAAAGCAGGTCGCGAAGGTGGCGTCGGATCTGGCGAAACCGGACGGGCTGCTCGTCGTCGACCAGGGCACCGAACGCGACTTCCTCGCGCCGCTGCCGACCAGGGTGCTGTGGGGGATCGGCCCGGTGGCGGAAGGGAAACTGCGGGCGATCGGCGTCCGGACACTCGGCCAGCTGACCGCGCTCTCCGACGCCGACGCGGTGTCCACATTGGGCAGTGTGGTCGGGCGGGACCTGCGGCGGCTGGCCACCGGCGTCGACGACCGGCCGGTGTCCGACCGCGCGGAGCTCAAGCAGGTCAGCGCGGAGACGACCTTCGACCGTGACCTGATCGACTTGATGAGCCTGCGCCGCGAGGTCCGCGACCTCGCCGTGCACGCGCACCGGCGCCTCGTCAACGCCGAACGTGTCGCGCGGACGGTGGTGGTGAAGCTGCGGCACACCGACTTCAGCACCGTGACGCGTTCGGAGACGATGGCCTCGCCCACCGACGAATTCGATCAGCTCGCCGCGATGGCGGAACGGCTGCTGATCGATCCGGCCGAGTTCGGCGGGGTGCGGCTGGCCGGGGTGGCGTTCTCCGGGCTTTCGGTGCCGCATCAGGATCCGCTGTTCACTCTTTCCGTTCCGGCCGCCGAGACGCCCGTGGTCGAGCGAGCGCCCGCGCCGGCGGCCGTGGTGACGTCGAGCTGGCGGCCCGGGGACGACGTCGTGCACGAGTCGTACGGAACCGGGTGGGTGCAGGGCGCCGGGCACGGGCGGGTGACCGTCCGGTTCGAGACGCGCACCAGCGGGCCGGGGGTGGCGCGGACGTTCACCCAGGAGGATCCGGCGCTGCGGCGGGGAGAGCCCGGCGACTGCCTGGCTTGA
- a CDS encoding transcriptional regulator, with amino-acid sequence MSEDGLPQLDPVIHAQARLRVTVALSSLGPGDSITFPRLQQLLDMTPGNLSTHLRKLEDAGYVEITKAFEHRTPVTLVELTTRGRAAFEEYTKALHRLLEVPGDGRA; translated from the coding sequence ATGAGCGAAGACGGGCTGCCCCAGCTCGATCCGGTGATCCACGCACAGGCGAGGCTGCGGGTCACCGTGGCGCTGTCGAGCCTGGGGCCGGGGGACAGCATCACCTTCCCGCGGCTGCAGCAACTGCTGGACATGACACCGGGCAACCTGTCGACCCATTTGCGCAAACTCGAGGACGCGGGCTACGTCGAGATCACGAAGGCGTTCGAGCACCGCACGCCGGTGACGCTGGTCGAGCTGACCACCCGTGGCCGGGCCGCGTTCGAGGAGTACACGAAGGCCCTGCATCGTCTTCTCGAGGTGCCGGGCGATGGGCGGGCATGA
- a CDS encoding ABC transporter permease, giving the protein MNLNYLALEIKRIVRSPQFALFTIGMPLAMFLLFGGIFGARDIAPGISTATVTMVNMAAYGAMTAALFTGTRVATERTDGWQRTLRLTPMRAPGYLMVKVTAGLFVALPVLLVIFAAGMIRGIRLETGQWLTIFGALWLGALPFAVLGLMIGLFGKGDTVQAVTGALMLPLGMFGGLWIPLQVLPGWMNTAGHLMPTYWLGEIGRAPVLGGSGTLTAVAVLAAWLVIPALVVMARFRLDTARL; this is encoded by the coding sequence ATGAACCTGAACTACCTGGCGCTGGAGATCAAGCGCATCGTCCGCAGCCCGCAGTTCGCGTTGTTCACCATCGGCATGCCCTTGGCGATGTTCCTGTTGTTCGGCGGGATCTTCGGCGCCCGCGACATCGCTCCTGGCATCTCGACCGCGACGGTGACCATGGTGAACATGGCCGCGTACGGCGCCATGACGGCCGCGCTGTTCACCGGCACCCGCGTCGCCACCGAGCGCACCGACGGCTGGCAGCGCACCTTGCGGCTGACACCGATGCGGGCGCCCGGCTACCTGATGGTCAAGGTGACGGCGGGATTGTTCGTCGCGTTGCCCGTCCTGCTGGTGATCTTCGCGGCCGGGATGATCCGCGGCATCCGGCTCGAAACCGGCCAGTGGCTGACGATCTTCGGCGCACTCTGGCTCGGCGCGCTGCCCTTCGCGGTGCTGGGCCTGATGATCGGCCTGTTCGGCAAGGGCGACACCGTCCAGGCCGTGACCGGCGCGCTGATGCTGCCGCTGGGGATGTTCGGCGGATTGTGGATTCCGCTGCAGGTCCTGCCCGGCTGGATGAACACCGCGGGGCACCTCATGCCGACGTACTGGCTCGGTGAGATCGGCCGCGCACCGGTGCTCGGCGGTTCGGGCACGCTGACCGCCGTCGCGGTGCTCGCGGCGTGGCTGGTGATCCCCGCGCTCGTGGTGATGGCGAGGTTCCGGCTCGACACGGCGAGACTGTGA
- a CDS encoding ABC transporter ATP-binding protein yields the protein MADAFSLQGLVKRFGDVLAVDDVSVRAAPGEVVALLGPNGAGKSTTIDMLLGLSRPDAGQVRVAGLTAAEAMDRGMVGAMAQNGTLLRDATVAELVGLFASLHRNALPVGEVLKRAGVTEYANRRCGKLSGGEQQRVRFALALVGDPDLLVLDEPTAAMDVDGRRRFWASMREYTETGRTVLFATHYLAEAEDYADRVVLMRHGRVVADGPVGEVRAAVAGRVLRAVVPRATEAALAALPGVSRAVLRAGHAELSCADSDAAIRGLLREFPLAADIEITAVGLEEAFIALTADETEGASR from the coding sequence ATGGCGGACGCGTTCAGCCTCCAGGGGCTGGTCAAGCGCTTCGGCGACGTCCTGGCCGTCGACGACGTCAGTGTGCGGGCCGCGCCTGGGGAGGTGGTGGCGCTGCTCGGGCCGAACGGTGCTGGCAAATCGACCACCATCGACATGCTGCTGGGCCTGAGCAGGCCGGACGCCGGTCAGGTCCGGGTCGCCGGGCTCACCGCCGCCGAGGCGATGGACCGCGGGATGGTCGGCGCGATGGCGCAGAACGGGACGCTGCTGCGGGACGCGACGGTCGCCGAGCTCGTCGGCCTGTTCGCCTCACTGCACCGGAACGCGCTGCCGGTCGGTGAGGTGCTCAAGCGCGCCGGCGTCACCGAGTACGCGAATCGCCGCTGCGGGAAGCTCTCCGGCGGCGAGCAGCAGCGGGTGCGGTTCGCGCTCGCGCTGGTCGGCGATCCGGACCTGCTGGTGCTCGACGAGCCGACCGCCGCCATGGACGTCGACGGGCGCCGCCGCTTCTGGGCGTCGATGCGCGAGTACACCGAGACGGGCCGCACGGTCCTCTTCGCGACGCACTACCTCGCCGAGGCCGAGGACTACGCGGACCGTGTCGTGCTGATGCGGCACGGCCGGGTGGTCGCGGACGGTCCGGTCGGTGAGGTCCGGGCCGCGGTCGCCGGACGCGTGCTGCGTGCCGTCGTCCCGCGAGCCACCGAGGCCGCGCTCGCCGCGCTGCCCGGGGTGTCGCGCGCGGTGCTGCGCGCCGGGCACGCGGAACTGAGCTGCGCCGATTCCGACGCCGCCATCCGCGGCCTGCTGCGCGAGTTCCCGCTCGCGGCGGACATCGAAATCACCGCTGTGGGACTGGAAGAAGCCTTCATCGCGCTGACCGCCGATGAAACCGAGGGGGCCTCGAGATGA
- a CDS encoding alpha/beta hydrolase: MRRVLITALAVATLASVAVTAPAVAAEETQPAETITWGACTDETLIKAGAECGYLPVPLDYSRPRGEKIQLALSRVKHKTPEAQYQGVMLTNPGGPGGSGLLLATRGTRVPNRAGDAYDWVGFDPRGVGSSKPALSCIPNYMDYNRPNYVPTTRQLEKTWLQRSKSYADACAEKNSRALLENIKTTDTVKDMESIRKALGAEQLNFYGYSYGTYLGQVYGTLYPQHVRRMVLDSTVDPRNVWYQANLNQDVAFDVNLNIWFGWVAQHDSVYHLGKTQAAVKQVFDEQLKKLAAVPAGGYIGPDEFLDVFQQASYYQLRWTLLGDALAKFVNQGDWQTMKGLFEAFGGRGDDNGYAVYLAVQCTDVKWPSSWQQWKRDNWRTYEKAPYFTWQNAWFNAPCRYWPAKPGKPVKVDGSKVPSVLMIGETLDAATPYEGSLEVRSRFPGARLIGEPGGTSHAITPRGNACVDNRIADYLATGVLPERKPGRTADVECAPLPLPVPPPAPASVPDAATSRVPA; this comes from the coding sequence TTGAGACGTGTGCTCATCACCGCGCTGGCCGTCGCCACGCTCGCGTCGGTCGCGGTGACCGCGCCCGCCGTCGCCGCGGAAGAGACGCAACCCGCCGAGACGATCACCTGGGGCGCTTGTACCGACGAGACCTTGATCAAGGCCGGTGCCGAATGCGGCTACCTGCCCGTTCCGCTGGACTATTCGCGGCCGCGCGGCGAGAAGATCCAGCTCGCGCTCAGCCGCGTCAAGCACAAGACACCCGAGGCGCAGTACCAGGGCGTCATGCTCACCAACCCCGGTGGGCCCGGCGGTTCCGGGCTGCTGCTCGCGACCCGCGGGACGCGTGTGCCGAACCGCGCCGGCGACGCCTACGACTGGGTCGGTTTCGACCCGCGCGGTGTCGGCTCCAGCAAACCCGCGCTCTCCTGTATCCCGAACTACATGGACTACAACCGGCCGAACTACGTGCCGACGACGCGGCAACTGGAGAAGACCTGGTTGCAGCGCTCGAAGTCCTACGCCGACGCGTGCGCGGAGAAGAACAGCCGCGCGCTGCTGGAGAACATCAAGACGACCGACACGGTCAAGGACATGGAAAGTATCCGCAAGGCGCTCGGCGCGGAGCAGCTGAACTTCTACGGATACTCCTACGGCACCTACCTCGGCCAGGTCTACGGGACGCTGTACCCGCAGCACGTCCGCCGGATGGTCCTTGATTCCACTGTGGACCCCCGCAACGTCTGGTACCAGGCCAACCTGAACCAGGACGTGGCCTTCGACGTCAACCTGAACATCTGGTTCGGCTGGGTGGCGCAGCATGACTCCGTCTACCACCTCGGCAAGACCCAGGCCGCGGTGAAGCAGGTCTTCGACGAGCAGCTGAAGAAGCTGGCGGCGGTTCCGGCGGGCGGCTACATCGGGCCGGACGAGTTCCTCGACGTCTTTCAGCAGGCTTCCTACTACCAGCTGCGCTGGACGCTGCTCGGCGACGCGCTCGCGAAGTTCGTCAACCAGGGCGACTGGCAGACGATGAAGGGTCTGTTCGAGGCCTTCGGCGGCCGCGGTGACGACAACGGGTACGCCGTCTACCTGGCCGTCCAGTGCACGGACGTCAAGTGGCCGTCGAGCTGGCAGCAGTGGAAGCGCGACAACTGGCGCACGTACGAGAAGGCGCCGTACTTCACGTGGCAGAACGCCTGGTTCAACGCGCCCTGCCGGTACTGGCCCGCGAAGCCCGGCAAGCCGGTCAAGGTAGACGGCTCGAAGGTGCCGAGTGTGCTGATGATCGGCGAGACCCTCGACGCGGCGACGCCGTACGAAGGCAGCCTCGAAGTGCGTAGCCGGTTCCCCGGTGCTCGCCTGATCGGTGAGCCGGGCGGTACGAGCCACGCCATCACCCCACGCGGCAACGCGTGCGTCGACAACCGGATCGCCGACTACCTGGCGACCGGGGTACTGCCCGAGCGCAAGCCAGGGCGGACGGCCGACGTCGAATGCGCGCCGCTGCCGCTCCCGGTGCCGCCTCCGGCACCCGCTTCGGTTCCTGACGCGGCCACCTCCCGGGTGCCCGCCTAA
- a CDS encoding macrolide family glycosyltransferase, translating to MQNKHIAMIGSTAPSHIYPSLAIIRELVTRGHRVTYAVGEPLTGLIEPTGAEVVAHPSILPLGDQAAWPEDPASQMRVFLDEGIQAMPALTGFYDENRPDLLLYDIGGLPAPLLARRYDVPAVQLSPTYVAWEGYEEDMGEILTSIRTSPSGKDYFATFTRWLHENGIEADAWDWISHPPQVLALLPKAMQPNVDRVPSSVRFVGPALDPERLADRSWTPPSNGRKVLLMSLGTAFTDQLDLFRACVDGFRDSDWHVVISIGQTDPAALGPLPEHIEVRQFVPQLAVLEAASAFITHAGMGGSTESLWYGVPTVAIPLATDGFGNAAKLAELGVGEQLPADEVTASTLRAAVERVAGSPEVAARLAEVQAETRGNGGIDKAADAVESFLS from the coding sequence ATGCAGAACAAGCACATCGCCATGATCGGCTCCACCGCGCCGAGTCACATCTATCCCTCGCTGGCGATCATCCGTGAGCTGGTCACTCGCGGGCACCGGGTCACCTACGCCGTGGGCGAGCCGCTCACCGGGTTGATCGAACCGACCGGGGCCGAAGTCGTCGCGCATCCGTCGATCCTCCCGCTCGGCGATCAGGCGGCGTGGCCGGAGGATCCCGCGTCGCAGATGCGGGTCTTCCTCGACGAGGGCATCCAGGCGATGCCGGCGCTCACCGGCTTCTACGACGAGAACCGCCCGGATCTGCTGCTCTACGACATCGGCGGCCTCCCGGCTCCGCTGCTGGCCAGGCGCTACGACGTTCCGGCGGTGCAGCTTTCCCCGACGTATGTCGCCTGGGAAGGCTACGAAGAGGACATGGGCGAGATCCTGACCTCGATCCGGACCTCGCCGTCCGGAAAGGACTATTTCGCCACGTTCACCCGATGGCTGCACGAAAACGGCATCGAGGCCGACGCCTGGGACTGGATCTCCCATCCGCCCCAGGTGCTCGCGCTGCTGCCGAAGGCGATGCAGCCGAACGTCGATCGGGTGCCGTCGTCGGTCCGGTTCGTCGGCCCGGCGCTGGACCCGGAACGCCTCGCCGACCGAAGCTGGACCCCGCCGTCGAACGGCAGGAAGGTCCTGCTGATGTCGCTCGGCACGGCCTTCACCGACCAGCTCGACCTGTTCCGCGCTTGTGTCGACGGCTTCCGTGACTCGGACTGGCACGTCGTCATCTCCATCGGCCAGACCGATCCGGCCGCGCTCGGGCCGCTGCCCGAGCACATCGAGGTGCGTCAGTTCGTGCCGCAACTCGCGGTACTGGAAGCCGCGTCGGCGTTCATCACGCACGCCGGCATGGGCGGCAGCACGGAATCGCTGTGGTACGGCGTGCCGACCGTCGCGATCCCGCTGGCCACCGACGGTTTCGGCAACGCGGCGAAACTGGCGGAGCTCGGGGTCGGCGAGCAGCTCCCGGCCGACGAGGTGACGGCCTCGACGTTGCGGGCCGCCGTCGAGCGGGTCGCCGGGTCGCCCGAGGTGGCCGCGCGGCTCGCCGAGGTCCAGGCCGAGACGCGCGGGAACGGCGGCATCGACAAGGCCGCCGACGCCGTGGAGTCCTTCCTGAGCTAG